Proteins encoded in a region of the Raphanus sativus cultivar WK10039 chromosome 8, ASM80110v3, whole genome shotgun sequence genome:
- the LOC108822689 gene encoding vacuolar protein sorting-associated protein 2 homolog 2: MNIFKKKTTPKDALRTSKREMAVATRGIEREITSLQMEEKRLVAEIKKTAKTGNEAATKILARQLVRLRQQITNLQGSRAQIRGVTTHTQALYASTSISSGMKGATTAMVAMNKQMAPTKQAKVIKEFQKQSAQLDMTIEMMSEAIDETLDKDEAEEETEDLTNQVLDEIGVGVASQLSSAPKGRIATKTAAPTTVSNKNDEGSTEVDDLERRLASLRRI; this comes from the exons ATGAACATTTTCAAGAAGAAGACAACCCCCAAAG ATGCTCTCCGCACCAGCAAGAGAGAAATGGCTGTGGCTACACGAG GTATTGAGCGCGAGATTACATCTCTTCAAATGGAG GAGAAGAGGCTTGTAGCAGAAATCAAGAAAACAGCTAAGACTGGAAATGAG GCTGCCACGAAGATCTTAGCTCGACAACTTGTTAGGTTGAGGCAACAGATCACTAATCTGCAGGGAAGCCGTGCTCAAATTCGTGGTGTAACCACCCATACACAG GCGTTGTATGCAAGCACCTCAATCTCATCAGGAATGAAAGGCGCAACCACAGCTATGGTTGCGATGAACAAG CAAATGGCACCAACGAAACAAGCTAAAGTGATCAAGGAGTTCCAGAAGCAGTCTGCACAACTTGACATGACG ATAGAGATGATGTCTGAGGCAATTGATGAAACACTTGACAAAgatgaagctgaagaagaaacTGAAGATCTCACTAACCAG GTGCTCGATGAGATTGGTGTTGGTGTTGCATCTCAG TTATCTTCAGCTCCAAAGGGTCGGATTGCAACAAAGACCGCTGCTCCCACCACAGTCAGCAACAAGAATGA CGAAGGATCTACTGAAGTGGATGATCTAGAGAGGAGATTGGCTTCACTTCGACGTATCTGA
- the LOC108821034 gene encoding CASP-like protein 1B2 encodes MPREKILFAGGGTTKSWKLLLGLRILAFIATFAAAIVMGLNKETKTLVVATIGTIPVKATLTANFQDTPAFVFFVIANAMVSFHNLLMIALQIFSRKVEYKGFRLLSVAILDMLNATLVSAAANGAVFIAELGKNGNKHAKWNKVCDRFSVYCDHGRGALIAAFSGVILMILVSAVSISRLSINSNKFSTAAAVASP; translated from the exons ATGCCTAGAGAGAAGATTCTGTTTGCTGGTGGTGGGACTACAAAGAGTTGGAAACTACTCTTGGGGCTGAGAATACTTGCATTCATTGCTACTTTTGCTGCAGCCATTGTAATGGGACTGAACAAAGAGACAAAGACCTTGGTTGTGGCCACAATTGGTACTATTCCAGTTAAAGCCACTTTAACCGCTAATTTTCAGGACACACCTGCTTTCGT GTTCTTTGTTATAGCTAATGCCATGGTGAGCTTCCACAACTTGTTGATGATTGCTCTTCAGATTTTCAGCAGGAAAGTGGAATACAAAGGCTTCCGTCTACTCTCCGTAGCTATTCTTGACATG CTAAACGCAACTCTGGTATCTGCGGCTGCAAACGGGGCCGTGTTCATAGCGGAGCTTGGGAAGAACGGGAACAAGCACGCCAAGTGGAACAAAGTCTGCGATAGGTTCTCCGTTTACTGCGATCACGGCAGAGGAGCACTCATCGCCGCTTTCTCCGGAGTCATTCTTATGATCCTCGTCTCCGCCGTCTCCATTTCTCGCCTCTCAATCAACTCTAATAAATTCTCCACCGCTGCGGCTGTTGCTTCTCCGTAG
- the LOC108818711 gene encoding lysine-specific demethylase JMJ14 isoform X1, producing MDRLASATVFMAMEVDSEKQPIKRDSSPEPDSSPPSPKVSPKWNPSEACRPSLDDAPIFYPTNEDFEDPLAYIEKLRSRAESFGICRIVPPVAWTPPSPLKEKQIWEKSKFPTRVQLIDLLQNREPTKKSTNSKKRKRRLISKTGYLRRRRRRTDSDCDAPDDSPQDAEEKFGFETGPDFTLEDFQKYDEDFKESYFQVEDGTNKKFKPKVKDIEGEYWRIVEQGTDEVEVYYGADLETKKFGSGFPKQSPGSGKSLEVEQYTKSRWNLNNLSRLPGSVLAFESCDISGVIVPWLYVGMCFSTFCWHVEDHHLYSLNYLHTGDPKVWYGIPGEHAASFENALKKRLPDLFDEQPDLLHQLVTQLSPSILKEEGVPVYRAVQRSGEFILTFPKAYHSGFNCGFNCAEAVNVAPVDWLVHGQDAVEGYSKQRRKTSLSHDKLLLGAALEAIRSLRELAVSRKKTPVVARWKRVCSEDGLLTKAVKRRVEMEAERLNELGDGFRLLKMEGDFDIKRERECFLCFYDLHMSAASCKCSPNRFACLTHAKNLCSSCESKERFVLLRYTLVELRSLVRALEGDPDAIEAWAQNGRDKNPLQQHQRAKEALGTSSCSSKAHQQDAGTNRLSQSVELLKSGSLVVKKPWCSKQAIYSKGFKSRVKFISVLDPTKLTNYISEVLDAGLLGPLFRVSLEEYPSENFSNVSAEKCWQMVIQRLKLEIIKRCDQPASSLTSLHHLDSINGLDMFGFRSPHVIQALEALDPKHQLEEYWNQRRAEVFGVEQTKEGEKEDDTEKVGASDPSMDRDTRLLRGLLKKATPEELAMMHGLLCGETRNTELQEELSSLVDKMEKSP from the exons ATGGACAGGCTTGCATCTGCAACAGTGTTTATGGCTATGGAG GTTGATTCTGAGAAACAACCGATTAAAAGGGATAGTAGCCCTGAGCCTGACTCTAGTCCTCCTAGTCCCAAA GTATCTCCTAAGTGGAATCCATCAGAAGCTTGCAGGCCTTCACTTGATGATGCTCCCATATTCTATCCCACTAATGAG GACTTTGAAGATCCACTAGCTTACATAGAGAAACTGCGCTCTAGAGCAGAATCATTCGGCATATGTAGAATTGTGCCCCCTGTTGCATGGACCCCTCCCTCCCCtctgaaagaaaaacaaatatggGAGAAATCTAAATTCCCCACCAGGGTTCAGCTCATTGACTTGCTTCAAAACAGAGAACCAACCAAGAAATCTACCAACAGCAAGAAACGAAAACGGAGATTAATCTCCAAAACTGGTtacttaagaagaagaagaagaagaacggatTCAGACTGTGATGCTCCTGATGATTCCCCTCAAGATGCTGAAGAGAAGTTCGGTTTTGAGACTGGACCAGATTTCACCCTGGAAGATTTTCAGAAGTATGATGAAGACTTCAAGGAATCTTATTTCCAGGTGGAGGATGGTACAAACAAGAAATTTAAACCCAAGGTTAAGGATATTGAAGGCGAGTATTGGCGGATAGTGGAGCAAGGAACTGATGAAGTAGAG GTCTACTATGGAGCTGACTTGGAAACGAAGAAATTTGGAAGTGGGTTCCCAAAGCAATCACCAGGGTCTGGTAAAAGTCTAGAAGTAGAGCAATACACCAAAAGCCGTTGGAACCTAAACAATCTATCCCGTCTCCCAGGATCTGTTTTAGCTTTCGAGAGCTGTGATATCTCAGGAGTTATTGTGCCTTGGCTTTATGTTGGAATGTGTTTCTCAACTTTTTGTTGG CATGTTGaagatcatcatctttattCCTTGAACTACTTACACACTGGTGATCCAAAAGTTTGGTATGGGATCCCTGGAGAACATGCTGCCTCTTTTGAAAACGCATTGAAAAAGCGTCTTCCAGATTTGTTTGATGAACAGCCTGACTTGCTACATCAACTGGTCACTCAGTTATCTCCAAGTATTTTAAAAGAAGAGGGAGTACCTGTCTATCGAGCTGTCCAGCGCAGTGGAGAGTTCATTCTAACCTTCCCCAAGGCTTATCACTCTGGGTTCAACTGTGGTTTCAACTGCGCAGAAGCAGTAAATGTTGCGCCAGTTGATTGGCTCGTTCATGGACAGGATGCAGTTGAAGGATATAGCAAGCAGCGGCGAAAGACCTCACTGTCACATGACAAGCTGCTTCTCGGAGCAGCTCTGGAAGCTATCCGTTCCCTCAGGGAGCTGGCGGTTTCGAGGAAGAAGACTCCTGTGGTTGCCAGATGGAAAAGGGTTTGTAGTGAGGATGGATTGCTTACCAAGGCAGTCAAG AGGCGGGTGGAGATGGAGGCAGAGAGACTAAACGAGCTTGGGGATGGTTTTAGGTTACTAAAGATGGAGGGAGATTTTGACATTAAGAGAGAGCGAGAGTGCTTCTTGTGCTTCTATGATTTGCATATGTCTGCGGCAAGCTGCAAATGTTCCCCTAACCGATTTGCATGTCTTACACACGCCAAGAACCTCTGCTCCTCATGTGAAAGCAAGGAGAGATTTGTCCTTCTTAGATACACCTTGGTTGAGCTGCGATCACTTGTGAGAGCTCTAGAAGGGGATCCCGATGCCATAGAAGCTTGGGCACAAAATGGCCGTGACAAGAATCCTTTACAACAACACCAGAGAGCAAAAGAAGCCTTGGGTACCTCCTCCTGTTCATCAAAAGCACATCAACAAGATGCTGGAACCAATAGGTTAAGTCAGTCTGTGGAGCTGTTGAAGTCTGGATCTCTCGTTGTTAAAAAGCCGTGGTGCAGTAAGCAAGCCATATACTCAAAAG GATTCAAGAGCCGTGTTAAGTTCATAAGCGTGCTTGATCCAACAAAACTAACCAATTATATCTCAGAGGTTCTGGATGCAGGGCTTCTTGGCCCACTGTTCAGG GTCTCACTAGAAGAATACCCCAGCGAGAATTTCTCGAATGTGTCAGCTGAGAAGTGCTGGCAAATGGTGATACAAAGACTCAAACTCGAAATCATCAAAAGATGTGATCAACCAGCTAGCTCCTTGACCTCTTTACACCATTTGGATAGTATCAACGGCCTTGACATGTTTGGTTTTCGCTCCCCACACGTTATTCAG GCGCTGGAGGCTCTTGATCCAAAGCATCAGCTGGAGGAGTATTGGAACCAAAGAAGAGCGGAAGTGTTTGGTGTTGAACAAACAAAGGAAGGAGAAAAGGAGGATGATACAGAGAAAGTAGGGGCTTCAGATCCCTCTATGGACAGGGACACAAGGCTTCTGCGTGGGCTTTTGAAGAAAGCGACACCGGAAGAGCTAGCGATGATGCATGGACTTTTGTGTGGTGAGACACGCAACACGGAGCTACAGGAAGAGCTCTCCTCTTTGGTGGATAAGATGGAGAAAAGTCCGTGA
- the LOC108822687 gene encoding LOW QUALITY PROTEIN: elongation factor Tu, chloroplastic (The sequence of the model RefSeq protein was modified relative to this genomic sequence to represent the inferred CDS: inserted 1 base in 1 codon) produces the protein MAILSPAACSSSSRLITPYSTPSLPLSPAAISTSVKLKTLNLSSSFLPPHSFTTPSSSPTQSTRRSFTIRAARGKFERKKTHVNIGTIGHVDHGKTTLTAALTMALASMGNSVAKKYDEIDAXPEERARGITINTATVEYETENRHYAHVDCPGHADYVKNMITGAAQMDGAILVVSGADGPMPQTKEHILLAKQVGVPDMVVFLNKEDQVDDAELLELVELEVRELLSSYEFNGDDIPIISGSALLAVETLTENPNVKRGDNKWVDKIYELMDAVDSYIPIPQRQTELPFLLAVEDVFSITGRGTVATGRVERGTVKVGETVDLVGLRETRNYTVTGVEMFQKILDEALAGDNVGLLLRGIQKADIQRGMVLAKPGSITPHTKFEAIVYVLKKEEGGRHSPFFAGYRPQFYMRTTDVTGKVTKIMNDKDEESKMVMPGDRVKIVVELIVPVACEQGMRFAIREGGKTVGAGVIQSIIE, from the exons ATGGCGATATTATCTCCCGCCGcttgctcctcctcctctagacTCATCACTCCCTACTCCACCCCTTCCCTCCCTCTCTCCCCCGCCGCCATTTCCACCTCCGTCaaactcaaaaccctaaacctctcctcctccttcctccCTCCACACTCCTTCACCACCCCCTCATCCTCCCCCACCCAATCCACCCGCCGCTCCTTCACCATACGCGCGGCACGTGGCAAATTTGAGCGGAAAAAAACACACGTCAACATCGGAACAATCGGACACGTGGACCACGGGAAAACAACCCTAACCGCCGCCCTCACCATGGCCCTCGCCTCCATGGGAAACAGCGTCGCCAAAAAGTACGACGAGATCGACG GCCCGGAGGAGAGAGCCCGCGGGATCACGATCAACACCGCCACCGTCGAGTACGAGACCGAGAACCGCCACTACGCCCACGTGGACTGCCCCGGGCACGCCGACTACGTCAAGAACATGATCACCGGAGCCGCGCAGATGGACGGAGCCATCCTCGTCGTCTCCGGCGCCGACGGACCGATGCCGCAGACCAAAGAGCACATCCTCCTCGCCAAGCAGGTCGGCGTCCCGGACATGGTCGTCTTCCTCAACAAGGAGGATCAGGTCGACGATGCGGAGCTCCTCGAGCTCGTGGAGCTCGAGGTGCGCGAGCTTCTGTCCTCTTACGAGTTCAATGGTGATGATATTCCGATTATATCCGGATCCGCGTTGTTAGCAGTGGAGACGCTTACTGAGAATCCTAATGTGAAGAGAGGGGATAACAAGTGGGTGGATAAGATCTACGAGCTTATGGATGCTGTTGATAGTTATATACCGATTCCTCAGAGACAGACTGAGCTGCCTTTCTTGTTGGCCGTTGAGGATGTGTTCTCTATTACAGGACGTGGGACTGTGGCCACGGGGAGGGTGGAGAGAGGGACGGTGAAGGTTGGGGAGACTGTGGATTTGGTTGGGTTGAGAGAGACTAGGAACTATACTGTCACTGGTGTTGAGATGTTTCAGAAGATTCTTGATGAGGCCTTAGCTGGGGATAACGTGGGGTTGTTGCTTAGGGGTATTCAGAAGGCTGATATTCAGAGGGGGATGGTGTTGGCTAAGCCTGGGAGTATTACTCCGCATACTAAGTTCGAGGCGATTGTGTATGtgttgaagaaggaagaaggtggGAGGCATTCTCCGTTTTTCGCTGGGTATAGGCCTCAGTTTTACATGAGGACGACGGATGTTACGGGGAAAGTGACGAAGATTATGAACGATAAAGATGAGGAGTCGAAGATGGTTATGCCTGGGGATAGGGTTAAGATTGTTGTGGAGCTTATTGTGCCTGTTGCTTGTGAGCAGGGGATGAGGTTTGCTATTAGAGAAGGTGGTAAGACTGTTGGCGCTGGTGTTATTCAGTCTATCATTGAATGA
- the LOC108818711 gene encoding lysine-specific demethylase JMJ14 isoform X2, translated as MAMEVDSEKQPIKRDSSPEPDSSPPSPKVSPKWNPSEACRPSLDDAPIFYPTNEDFEDPLAYIEKLRSRAESFGICRIVPPVAWTPPSPLKEKQIWEKSKFPTRVQLIDLLQNREPTKKSTNSKKRKRRLISKTGYLRRRRRRTDSDCDAPDDSPQDAEEKFGFETGPDFTLEDFQKYDEDFKESYFQVEDGTNKKFKPKVKDIEGEYWRIVEQGTDEVEVYYGADLETKKFGSGFPKQSPGSGKSLEVEQYTKSRWNLNNLSRLPGSVLAFESCDISGVIVPWLYVGMCFSTFCWHVEDHHLYSLNYLHTGDPKVWYGIPGEHAASFENALKKRLPDLFDEQPDLLHQLVTQLSPSILKEEGVPVYRAVQRSGEFILTFPKAYHSGFNCGFNCAEAVNVAPVDWLVHGQDAVEGYSKQRRKTSLSHDKLLLGAALEAIRSLRELAVSRKKTPVVARWKRVCSEDGLLTKAVKRRVEMEAERLNELGDGFRLLKMEGDFDIKRERECFLCFYDLHMSAASCKCSPNRFACLTHAKNLCSSCESKERFVLLRYTLVELRSLVRALEGDPDAIEAWAQNGRDKNPLQQHQRAKEALGTSSCSSKAHQQDAGTNRLSQSVELLKSGSLVVKKPWCSKQAIYSKGFKSRVKFISVLDPTKLTNYISEVLDAGLLGPLFRVSLEEYPSENFSNVSAEKCWQMVIQRLKLEIIKRCDQPASSLTSLHHLDSINGLDMFGFRSPHVIQALEALDPKHQLEEYWNQRRAEVFGVEQTKEGEKEDDTEKVGASDPSMDRDTRLLRGLLKKATPEELAMMHGLLCGETRNTELQEELSSLVDKMEKSP; from the exons ATGGCTATGGAG GTTGATTCTGAGAAACAACCGATTAAAAGGGATAGTAGCCCTGAGCCTGACTCTAGTCCTCCTAGTCCCAAA GTATCTCCTAAGTGGAATCCATCAGAAGCTTGCAGGCCTTCACTTGATGATGCTCCCATATTCTATCCCACTAATGAG GACTTTGAAGATCCACTAGCTTACATAGAGAAACTGCGCTCTAGAGCAGAATCATTCGGCATATGTAGAATTGTGCCCCCTGTTGCATGGACCCCTCCCTCCCCtctgaaagaaaaacaaatatggGAGAAATCTAAATTCCCCACCAGGGTTCAGCTCATTGACTTGCTTCAAAACAGAGAACCAACCAAGAAATCTACCAACAGCAAGAAACGAAAACGGAGATTAATCTCCAAAACTGGTtacttaagaagaagaagaagaagaacggatTCAGACTGTGATGCTCCTGATGATTCCCCTCAAGATGCTGAAGAGAAGTTCGGTTTTGAGACTGGACCAGATTTCACCCTGGAAGATTTTCAGAAGTATGATGAAGACTTCAAGGAATCTTATTTCCAGGTGGAGGATGGTACAAACAAGAAATTTAAACCCAAGGTTAAGGATATTGAAGGCGAGTATTGGCGGATAGTGGAGCAAGGAACTGATGAAGTAGAG GTCTACTATGGAGCTGACTTGGAAACGAAGAAATTTGGAAGTGGGTTCCCAAAGCAATCACCAGGGTCTGGTAAAAGTCTAGAAGTAGAGCAATACACCAAAAGCCGTTGGAACCTAAACAATCTATCCCGTCTCCCAGGATCTGTTTTAGCTTTCGAGAGCTGTGATATCTCAGGAGTTATTGTGCCTTGGCTTTATGTTGGAATGTGTTTCTCAACTTTTTGTTGG CATGTTGaagatcatcatctttattCCTTGAACTACTTACACACTGGTGATCCAAAAGTTTGGTATGGGATCCCTGGAGAACATGCTGCCTCTTTTGAAAACGCATTGAAAAAGCGTCTTCCAGATTTGTTTGATGAACAGCCTGACTTGCTACATCAACTGGTCACTCAGTTATCTCCAAGTATTTTAAAAGAAGAGGGAGTACCTGTCTATCGAGCTGTCCAGCGCAGTGGAGAGTTCATTCTAACCTTCCCCAAGGCTTATCACTCTGGGTTCAACTGTGGTTTCAACTGCGCAGAAGCAGTAAATGTTGCGCCAGTTGATTGGCTCGTTCATGGACAGGATGCAGTTGAAGGATATAGCAAGCAGCGGCGAAAGACCTCACTGTCACATGACAAGCTGCTTCTCGGAGCAGCTCTGGAAGCTATCCGTTCCCTCAGGGAGCTGGCGGTTTCGAGGAAGAAGACTCCTGTGGTTGCCAGATGGAAAAGGGTTTGTAGTGAGGATGGATTGCTTACCAAGGCAGTCAAG AGGCGGGTGGAGATGGAGGCAGAGAGACTAAACGAGCTTGGGGATGGTTTTAGGTTACTAAAGATGGAGGGAGATTTTGACATTAAGAGAGAGCGAGAGTGCTTCTTGTGCTTCTATGATTTGCATATGTCTGCGGCAAGCTGCAAATGTTCCCCTAACCGATTTGCATGTCTTACACACGCCAAGAACCTCTGCTCCTCATGTGAAAGCAAGGAGAGATTTGTCCTTCTTAGATACACCTTGGTTGAGCTGCGATCACTTGTGAGAGCTCTAGAAGGGGATCCCGATGCCATAGAAGCTTGGGCACAAAATGGCCGTGACAAGAATCCTTTACAACAACACCAGAGAGCAAAAGAAGCCTTGGGTACCTCCTCCTGTTCATCAAAAGCACATCAACAAGATGCTGGAACCAATAGGTTAAGTCAGTCTGTGGAGCTGTTGAAGTCTGGATCTCTCGTTGTTAAAAAGCCGTGGTGCAGTAAGCAAGCCATATACTCAAAAG GATTCAAGAGCCGTGTTAAGTTCATAAGCGTGCTTGATCCAACAAAACTAACCAATTATATCTCAGAGGTTCTGGATGCAGGGCTTCTTGGCCCACTGTTCAGG GTCTCACTAGAAGAATACCCCAGCGAGAATTTCTCGAATGTGTCAGCTGAGAAGTGCTGGCAAATGGTGATACAAAGACTCAAACTCGAAATCATCAAAAGATGTGATCAACCAGCTAGCTCCTTGACCTCTTTACACCATTTGGATAGTATCAACGGCCTTGACATGTTTGGTTTTCGCTCCCCACACGTTATTCAG GCGCTGGAGGCTCTTGATCCAAAGCATCAGCTGGAGGAGTATTGGAACCAAAGAAGAGCGGAAGTGTTTGGTGTTGAACAAACAAAGGAAGGAGAAAAGGAGGATGATACAGAGAAAGTAGGGGCTTCAGATCCCTCTATGGACAGGGACACAAGGCTTCTGCGTGGGCTTTTGAAGAAAGCGACACCGGAAGAGCTAGCGATGATGCATGGACTTTTGTGTGGTGAGACACGCAACACGGAGCTACAGGAAGAGCTCTCCTCTTTGGTGGATAAGATGGAGAAAAGTCCGTGA
- the LOC108818711 gene encoding lysine-specific demethylase JMJ14 isoform X3, translated as MAMEVDSEKQPIKRDSSPEPDSSPPSPKWNPSEACRPSLDDAPIFYPTNEDFEDPLAYIEKLRSRAESFGICRIVPPVAWTPPSPLKEKQIWEKSKFPTRVQLIDLLQNREPTKKSTNSKKRKRRLISKTGYLRRRRRRTDSDCDAPDDSPQDAEEKFGFETGPDFTLEDFQKYDEDFKESYFQVEDGTNKKFKPKVKDIEGEYWRIVEQGTDEVEVYYGADLETKKFGSGFPKQSPGSGKSLEVEQYTKSRWNLNNLSRLPGSVLAFESCDISGVIVPWLYVGMCFSTFCWHVEDHHLYSLNYLHTGDPKVWYGIPGEHAASFENALKKRLPDLFDEQPDLLHQLVTQLSPSILKEEGVPVYRAVQRSGEFILTFPKAYHSGFNCGFNCAEAVNVAPVDWLVHGQDAVEGYSKQRRKTSLSHDKLLLGAALEAIRSLRELAVSRKKTPVVARWKRVCSEDGLLTKAVKRRVEMEAERLNELGDGFRLLKMEGDFDIKRERECFLCFYDLHMSAASCKCSPNRFACLTHAKNLCSSCESKERFVLLRYTLVELRSLVRALEGDPDAIEAWAQNGRDKNPLQQHQRAKEALGTSSCSSKAHQQDAGTNRLSQSVELLKSGSLVVKKPWCSKQAIYSKGFKSRVKFISVLDPTKLTNYISEVLDAGLLGPLFRVSLEEYPSENFSNVSAEKCWQMVIQRLKLEIIKRCDQPASSLTSLHHLDSINGLDMFGFRSPHVIQALEALDPKHQLEEYWNQRRAEVFGVEQTKEGEKEDDTEKVGASDPSMDRDTRLLRGLLKKATPEELAMMHGLLCGETRNTELQEELSSLVDKMEKSP; from the exons ATGGCTATGGAG GTTGATTCTGAGAAACAACCGATTAAAAGGGATAGTAGCCCTGAGCCTGACTCTAGTCCTCCTAGTCCCAAA TGGAATCCATCAGAAGCTTGCAGGCCTTCACTTGATGATGCTCCCATATTCTATCCCACTAATGAG GACTTTGAAGATCCACTAGCTTACATAGAGAAACTGCGCTCTAGAGCAGAATCATTCGGCATATGTAGAATTGTGCCCCCTGTTGCATGGACCCCTCCCTCCCCtctgaaagaaaaacaaatatggGAGAAATCTAAATTCCCCACCAGGGTTCAGCTCATTGACTTGCTTCAAAACAGAGAACCAACCAAGAAATCTACCAACAGCAAGAAACGAAAACGGAGATTAATCTCCAAAACTGGTtacttaagaagaagaagaagaagaacggatTCAGACTGTGATGCTCCTGATGATTCCCCTCAAGATGCTGAAGAGAAGTTCGGTTTTGAGACTGGACCAGATTTCACCCTGGAAGATTTTCAGAAGTATGATGAAGACTTCAAGGAATCTTATTTCCAGGTGGAGGATGGTACAAACAAGAAATTTAAACCCAAGGTTAAGGATATTGAAGGCGAGTATTGGCGGATAGTGGAGCAAGGAACTGATGAAGTAGAG GTCTACTATGGAGCTGACTTGGAAACGAAGAAATTTGGAAGTGGGTTCCCAAAGCAATCACCAGGGTCTGGTAAAAGTCTAGAAGTAGAGCAATACACCAAAAGCCGTTGGAACCTAAACAATCTATCCCGTCTCCCAGGATCTGTTTTAGCTTTCGAGAGCTGTGATATCTCAGGAGTTATTGTGCCTTGGCTTTATGTTGGAATGTGTTTCTCAACTTTTTGTTGG CATGTTGaagatcatcatctttattCCTTGAACTACTTACACACTGGTGATCCAAAAGTTTGGTATGGGATCCCTGGAGAACATGCTGCCTCTTTTGAAAACGCATTGAAAAAGCGTCTTCCAGATTTGTTTGATGAACAGCCTGACTTGCTACATCAACTGGTCACTCAGTTATCTCCAAGTATTTTAAAAGAAGAGGGAGTACCTGTCTATCGAGCTGTCCAGCGCAGTGGAGAGTTCATTCTAACCTTCCCCAAGGCTTATCACTCTGGGTTCAACTGTGGTTTCAACTGCGCAGAAGCAGTAAATGTTGCGCCAGTTGATTGGCTCGTTCATGGACAGGATGCAGTTGAAGGATATAGCAAGCAGCGGCGAAAGACCTCACTGTCACATGACAAGCTGCTTCTCGGAGCAGCTCTGGAAGCTATCCGTTCCCTCAGGGAGCTGGCGGTTTCGAGGAAGAAGACTCCTGTGGTTGCCAGATGGAAAAGGGTTTGTAGTGAGGATGGATTGCTTACCAAGGCAGTCAAG AGGCGGGTGGAGATGGAGGCAGAGAGACTAAACGAGCTTGGGGATGGTTTTAGGTTACTAAAGATGGAGGGAGATTTTGACATTAAGAGAGAGCGAGAGTGCTTCTTGTGCTTCTATGATTTGCATATGTCTGCGGCAAGCTGCAAATGTTCCCCTAACCGATTTGCATGTCTTACACACGCCAAGAACCTCTGCTCCTCATGTGAAAGCAAGGAGAGATTTGTCCTTCTTAGATACACCTTGGTTGAGCTGCGATCACTTGTGAGAGCTCTAGAAGGGGATCCCGATGCCATAGAAGCTTGGGCACAAAATGGCCGTGACAAGAATCCTTTACAACAACACCAGAGAGCAAAAGAAGCCTTGGGTACCTCCTCCTGTTCATCAAAAGCACATCAACAAGATGCTGGAACCAATAGGTTAAGTCAGTCTGTGGAGCTGTTGAAGTCTGGATCTCTCGTTGTTAAAAAGCCGTGGTGCAGTAAGCAAGCCATATACTCAAAAG GATTCAAGAGCCGTGTTAAGTTCATAAGCGTGCTTGATCCAACAAAACTAACCAATTATATCTCAGAGGTTCTGGATGCAGGGCTTCTTGGCCCACTGTTCAGG GTCTCACTAGAAGAATACCCCAGCGAGAATTTCTCGAATGTGTCAGCTGAGAAGTGCTGGCAAATGGTGATACAAAGACTCAAACTCGAAATCATCAAAAGATGTGATCAACCAGCTAGCTCCTTGACCTCTTTACACCATTTGGATAGTATCAACGGCCTTGACATGTTTGGTTTTCGCTCCCCACACGTTATTCAG GCGCTGGAGGCTCTTGATCCAAAGCATCAGCTGGAGGAGTATTGGAACCAAAGAAGAGCGGAAGTGTTTGGTGTTGAACAAACAAAGGAAGGAGAAAAGGAGGATGATACAGAGAAAGTAGGGGCTTCAGATCCCTCTATGGACAGGGACACAAGGCTTCTGCGTGGGCTTTTGAAGAAAGCGACACCGGAAGAGCTAGCGATGATGCATGGACTTTTGTGTGGTGAGACACGCAACACGGAGCTACAGGAAGAGCTCTCCTCTTTGGTGGATAAGATGGAGAAAAGTCCGTGA